In one Saccharibacillus brassicae genomic region, the following are encoded:
- a CDS encoding mannitol dehydrogenase family protein: MVRLTVDGLAERAQWQAAGVDLPKFDLRQVAANTAKRPEWVHFGAGNIFRGFVANAHQRLLDSGRADTGIVAVKSSDAGSSGPTYGPDDNLTLAVLMNAQGDFKMNVVASLVDTIVIGKGRANERLRLIAMFENPSLRMASFTITEKGYALTGPGGDFVDLVRADMENGPEQPRHTMSLAASLAYRRYLKGRYPIAFVSMDNCSRNGDLLKNALVTIAEEWERRGFTDKGFVAYLRDDAKTAFPLSMIDKITPSPSEKVRAALEKRGIEGMEIAVSNNSHRAPFVNAEISEYLVIEDRFPNGRPPLEEAGVIFTDRATVNKVETMKVTTCLNPLHTALAVSGCLLGYTSIAEEMRDASLRKLAETIGVAEGLPVVVDPGILDPQLFVREVLDERFTNPFIPDTPQRIATDTSQKVGIRFGETLKAYGRRDDLDPASLTAIPLALALWCRYLLGVDDNGRTFVPSPDPMLGTLQKRLACTKLGDTTSNVRAILEDTQIFGVDLYELGVGHKIEGMFYELLEGPGAVRAALDRYMQTNA, from the coding sequence ATGGTTCGGTTAACAGTGGACGGCCTGGCCGAGCGGGCGCAGTGGCAGGCCGCGGGAGTGGACCTGCCCAAGTTCGATCTTCGGCAGGTCGCGGCGAATACGGCGAAGCGCCCGGAGTGGGTCCATTTCGGAGCGGGCAACATCTTCCGCGGCTTCGTGGCGAACGCGCATCAGCGGCTGCTGGACAGCGGCCGGGCCGACACGGGCATCGTGGCCGTGAAATCGTCCGATGCCGGATCGTCCGGCCCGACGTACGGGCCCGACGACAATCTGACGCTCGCGGTGCTCATGAACGCCCAGGGCGACTTCAAGATGAACGTGGTCGCGAGCCTCGTCGATACGATCGTGATCGGCAAAGGCCGCGCGAACGAGCGTCTGCGCCTGATCGCCATGTTCGAAAATCCGAGCCTGCGGATGGCCAGCTTCACGATTACGGAAAAAGGCTATGCGCTGACCGGTCCGGGCGGGGACTTCGTGGATCTGGTCCGTGCCGATATGGAGAACGGTCCCGAACAGCCGCGGCATACGATGAGCCTGGCGGCTTCGCTTGCTTACCGCCGCTATTTGAAAGGGCGGTACCCGATCGCTTTTGTCAGCATGGACAACTGTTCCCGCAACGGCGATCTGTTGAAGAACGCGCTGGTCACGATCGCCGAAGAATGGGAGCGGCGCGGCTTCACGGACAAAGGGTTCGTCGCTTATCTGCGCGATGATGCCAAGACGGCTTTTCCGCTGTCGATGATCGACAAGATCACTCCGAGCCCGTCGGAGAAAGTCCGGGCGGCACTGGAGAAGCGGGGCATCGAAGGCATGGAGATCGCCGTCTCCAACAACTCGCATCGGGCTCCGTTCGTGAATGCGGAGATCAGCGAATATCTCGTGATCGAAGACCGCTTCCCGAACGGCCGTCCTCCGCTTGAAGAAGCGGGCGTAATCTTTACCGATCGCGCCACGGTGAACAAAGTGGAGACGATGAAAGTGACGACCTGCCTGAACCCGCTGCATACGGCGCTTGCCGTGTCCGGCTGCCTGCTCGGCTATACGTCGATCGCCGAAGAGATGCGCGACGCCTCGCTGCGCAAACTTGCGGAAACGATCGGGGTCGCGGAAGGACTGCCCGTCGTCGTCGATCCCGGCATTCTCGACCCGCAGCTATTCGTGCGGGAAGTGCTGGACGAACGGTTCACCAATCCGTTCATCCCGGACACGCCGCAGCGTATCGCGACCGACACGTCGCAAAAAGTCGGTATCCGTTTCGGCGAGACGCTCAAAGCGTACGGCCGCAGGGACGATCTTGATCCGGCGTCGCTCACGGCGATTCCGCTCGCGCTCGCGCTCTGGTGCCGGTACCTGCTCGGCGTCGACGACAACGGCCGCACGTTCGTGCCGAGCCCGGACCCGATGCTGGGTACGCTGCAGAAGCGGCTGGCGTGCACCAAGCTCGGCGATACGACTTCGAATGTGCGCGCCATTCTGGAAGACACGCAGATCTTCGGCGTCGATCTGTACGAATTGGGAGTGGGGCACAAGATCGAAGGCATGTTCTACGAGCTGCTCGAAGGTCCCGGCGCGGTACGGGCAGCGCTTGACCGCTACATGCAAACGAACGCTTGA